In a single window of the Pithys albifrons albifrons isolate INPA30051 chromosome 19, PitAlb_v1, whole genome shotgun sequence genome:
- the TRIM25 gene encoding E3 ubiquitin/ISG15 ligase TRIM25, whose amino-acid sequence MAALEPELSLAGLEEELSCCICLCIFSNPVTVPCGHNFCASCLELTWAGLSEGFSCPQCRTSFATRPKLHKNTVLCRVVEQLQGRSGAKEQEQEEDEEAAGCKAEEPPVYCDSCRDTPAVQTCLTCTASFCAEHLRPHHESPAFRDHQLCLPLRDLQYRKCPTHNRLFEFFCSKHGTCICSLCLLGHKLCPTTPLEQAKASAQSMLKKKLMELHNQSERAVKAMSTVKTNQSQSAETASRKKDLIRNEFLEIRAMIEERENDIMKAIADEEKRVCNKFDYIYGVLGNKKNEIQSLRDQIEMALHESDDVLFLKRAAALQLISPKEAFVPVVEMDQNVMHSGFMSAVGLKEMLKHQVVQCKEQKAEARPGKTKGPPAAPANKTSGGKKPHGSRAPSQDRFHKEKTLSQAPATPQVEADTKEKKKPAKVAPTTAPTAAAAAATKVLIDSFLKKSREELLQYAANITLDYNTAQDNLILSEGYTKVSVSDIPLSHKQHPQRFTEYRQVLGFQCFKRGVHYWEVELQLNTFCAIGVCYGSMARHGLESRLGRNSSSWCIEWLNSKISSWHNDIEKCLPSTKATKIGVLLHCEEGFVIFMAVGEKHNLIYKFKTQFTEALYPAFWLFSSGAVLSLCQMKE is encoded by the exons ATGGCGGCGCTGGAGCCGGAGCTGAGCCTCGCGGGGCTGGAGGAAGAACTGAGCTGCTGCATCTGCCTCTGCATCTTCAGCAACCCCGTGACGGTGCCCTGCGGCCACAACTTCTGCGCCTCCTGCCTGGAACTCACCTGGGCCGGGCTGTCGGAGGGCTTCAGCTGCCCGCAGTGCCGGACCAGCTTCGCGACCCGCCCGAAGCTGCACAAGAACACGGTGCTGTGCCGAGtggtggagcagctccagggccgCTCCGGGGCcaaggaacaggaacaggaggaggatgaggaggctGCGGGGTGCAAGGCGGAGGAGCCCCCCGTGTACTGCGACAGCTGCCGGGACACGCCGGCCGTGCAGACCTGCCTGACCTGCACCGCGTCCTTCTGCGCCGAGCACCTGCGGCCGCACCACGAGAGCCCCGCCTTCCGCGACCACCAGCTCTGTCTGCCCCTGCGCGACCTCCAGTACCGCAAGTGCCCCACACACAACAGGCTCTTCGAGTTCTTCTGCAGCAAGCACGGCACCTGCATCTGTTCCCTTTGCCTGCTCGGGCACAAGCTGTGCCCCACCACCCCCTTGGAGCAGGCTAAAGCCAGTGCCCAG TCGATGCTGAAGAAGAAACTCATGGAGCTGCACAATCAGAGTGAAAGAGCTGTTAAGGCAATGAGCActgtgaaaacaaaccaaagccaaTCTGCT GAGACAGCTTCCAGAAAGAAGGATTTGATCAGAAATGAGTTTTTAGAAATTAGAGCTATGattgaagaaagagaaaatgacaTCATGAAAGCAATAGCAGATGAAGAGAAGAGAGTTTGTAACAAGTTTGATTATATTTACGGTGTTCTGGGAAATAAGAAGAATGAAATTCAGTCTCTCAGAGATCAGATTGAGATGGCACTGCATGAAAGTGATGACGTTCTGTTTCTGAAG agagcagcagcactgcaacTAATATCACCAAAAGAAGCTTTTGTTCCTGTAGTTGAAATGGACCAAAATGTGATGCATTCTGGTTTTATGTCTGCTGTTGGCCTCAAAGAAATGTTGAAACATCAAGTCGTTCAGTGTAAGGAGCAAAAAGCAGAAG CCAGACCTGGGAAAACTAAGggccctccagcagctcctgcaaacAAAACCTCTGGTGGAAAAAAGCCTCATGGATCAC GTGCTCCCTCACAAGATCGTTTCCACAAAGAGAAGACCCTTTCCCAGGCTCCAGCCACTCCGCAGGTGGAGGCAGATACCA aggagaaaaagaaacctgCCAAAGTTG CACCAACCACTGCACcaactgctgcagctgctgctgcaactAAAGTGCTCATTGACAGCTTTCTGAAGAAATCCAGAGAGGAGCTTCTGCAAT ATGCTGCCAATATCACCCTGGATTACAACACAGCTCAGGACAACCTGATTCTGTCTGAGGGCTACACCAAGGTGTCTGTCTCAGATATCCCTTTGAGTCACAAACAGCACCCTCAGCGCTTCACTGAGTATcgccaggtgctggggttccaGTGCTTCAAGAGAGGGGTCCACTACTGGGAagtggagctgcagctgaacaCCTTCTGTGCCATCGGGGTGTGCTATGGCAGCATGGCCCGGCACGGGCTCGAGAGCCGcctgggcaggaacagcagctcctggtgcatCGAGTGGCTCAACTCCAAAATATCATCCTGGCACAACGACATTGAGAAGTGCTTACCCAGCACAAAGGCCACCAAGATTGGGGTGCTGCTGCACTGTGAGGAGGGCTTTGTGATCTTCATGGCAGTGGGGGAGAAGCACAACTTGATCTATAAATTCAAAACCCAGTTCACCGAGGCCTTGTACCCAGCCTTTTGGTTGTTCTCCAGTGGCGCTGTCCTCTCTCTCTGTCAAATGAAAGAGTAA
- the COIL gene encoding coilin → MMAAGPGPVRLRLQFDHAPPASPGCAQCWLLLEPGQARLVTDLLSVIRHRFGFSRRARLSLFLQGALLPPAESARLVRDNDSLRVKLEDIAADNYEETDDGFTYTTKEDKKRHRHKEDEEEFSRNEDRHKRKKKKDKHNLEYSSCREESSVDIWDSQKRYIKRKRKEEVSGRNRLAEGKEQSSTAHSKKLKKAEREKQLTTKKKDEKQTKAAAAKLALEQENENFCLNSGKNSTKKITTQARKKRVETSDSSSTSSDSGSSELNIKQNKPSHETVVARLPKDKSQAATSSDAKTNKVTVKSNMKKTKTAISKNAKKSSSDSDLSTEDEKVTPAQDSTAKEKSLPTSVVAVKASTKAHKAKSSSSESDSDAPVIKKPAARIGLGNSIVGNCTERLPASIQGPFASPGRGRGHGSGEDFFWRGPRGRGFRGMMRGQGHGRGANPGFFYNYSSEGQTQRQLNEPVTNSSILVQNPVEIPKRDYSVLPLLAAPPQVGEKIAFKRLELTENYSPEISDYKEAKIISWNADKKQIELEILSSAAGQPAKEPGKFDLVYQSADGAELIEYAIPQDTKITESWDALIEPRLIVEPPVNGSSIENGTI, encoded by the exons ATGatggcggcggggcccggcccggtGCGGTTGCGGCTGCAGTTCGACCACGCTCCGCCGGCCAGCCCGGGCTGCGCgcagtgctggctgctgctggagcccggCCAGGCGCGGCTCGTCACGGACCTGCTCAGTGTCATCCGCCACCGCTTCGGCTTTAGCCGCCGCGCCCGCCTCAGCCTGTTCCTGCAGGGCGCGCTCCTGCCGCCCGCCGAGAGCGCGCGCCTGGTGCGGGACAACGACTCGCTGCG agtAAAATTGGAAGACATAGCTGCGGATAATTATGAAGAAACAGATGATGGTTTTACTTATACaacaaaagaagacaaaaaaaggcACAGACACAAAGAGGATGAGGAAGAATTCTCTAGAAATGAAGATAggcataaaaggaaaaagaaaaaagacaagcaTAATCTCGAGTATTCCTCTTGCAGGGAAGAGAGCTCTGTAGATATTTGGGACTCTCAAAAAAGgtacataaaaagaaaaagaaaggaagaagttaGTGGAAGAAATAGACTCGCAGAAGGTAAGGAACAGAGCTCTACTGCCCATTctaaaaagcttaaaaaagcagaaagggagAAACAGTTGACAACAAAAAAGAAGGATGAGAAGCAGACGAAGGCTGCTGCAGCAAAGTTGGCCTTAGAGCAGGAAAATGAGAACTTCTGTCTAAATTCTGGTAAAAATAGCACGAAAAAGATCACAACGCAGGCCAGAAAAAAGAGGGTGGAAACTTCAGATTCCTCCAGCACATCGTCTGACAGTGGCAGCAGTGAATTaaacataaagcaaaataaaccttCCCATGAAACTGTTGTGGCAAGACTTCCCAAAGACAAATCCCAAGCTGCTACAAGTTCTGATGCAAAAACTAATAAAGTGACTGTAAAGTCTAACATGAAAAAGACTAAGACTGCAATTAGTAAGAATGCTAAAAAATCTAGTTCAGATTCTGACTTGAGTACAGAGGATGAGAAGGTGACACCAGCACAAGACAGCACTGCAAAGGAAAAGTCTCTGCCTACCAGTGTAGTGGCTGTCAAAGCCAGTACCAAGGCTCACAAAGCAAAGAGCTCCTCTTCAGAGTCTGATTCAGATGCACCTGTTATTAAAAAACCTGCAGCACGTATTGGACTGGGTAATTCCATAGTAGGAAACTGTACTGAACGGTTGCCAGCCAGTATTCAAGGACCATTTGCCAGCCCAGGCCGTGGAAGGGGACATGGATCAGGAGAGGATTTCTTCTGGAGAGGGCCAAGGGGCCGTGGCTTTCGTGGGATGATGAGGGGCCAAGGCCATGGGAGAGGAGCAAACCCTGGCTTCTTCTATAACTACAGCAGTGAAGGCCAAACACAGAGGCAGTTAAATGAACCTGTGACAAACTCTTCTATTCTTGTCCAG aatcccGTGGAGATTCCCAAGAGAGACTATAGTGTGTTACCTCTTCTAGCTGCTCCACCCCAAGTGGGAGAAAAGATTGCCTTTAAG CGCTTGGAACTAACTGAAAATTACAGTCCTGAAATTTCAGACTATAAG GAGGCAAAAATAATCAGTTGGAATGCTGATAAAAAACAGATCGAGCTTGAGATCCTTTCATCAGCAGCAGGACAAC ctgCTAAGGAGCCAGGGAAATTCGACCTGGTGTACCAGTCTGCAGACGGGGCAGAGCTGATCGAGTATGCCATCCCTCAGGACACCAAG aTAACTGAAAGCTGGGATGCACTGATAGAGCCAAGACTGATTGTTGAGCCTCCTGTTAATGGATCCAGCATTGAAAATGGAACCATCTAA